Proteins co-encoded in one Afipia sp. P52-10 genomic window:
- a CDS encoding flagellar hook protein FlgE, translating into MGIFGALTTSVAGMRAQSFALENISGNIANSQTTAFKRIDSSFLDLIPNTGVNRQLAGSVTSQSRSTNNVQGDVQAASISTFMAINGDGFFSVQKPGGYADDKPVFDGVDRYTRRGDFQLDRQGYLVNGAGYYLMGIPVDPTTGNLVGSTAQVLKFQNDFLPAQQSSRIDYRANLANYPLTKVADKSIPGSELIQPGSYTAGYNPLSVGTPAQPYADATKLGIARNNKASPAVPITGATALSGAAGTDSLAADFAVGDTIVVNGVTLSFVDTGTTGNSIDITDNLQTLLDKIGAITGAAPTISGGAITLHTGTGADLSITSSNTAAFTALGFTSPLNVARAGGGSAGTGQVIGTDLQTFLNQSIAGGATTCFDVSGSPVNVQLRWAKVDSATLGAGHTDTWNLFYQVDPNATGTDVVWQNVNINFTFGANGQMNPPVTSATLNAPVINGVQLGNIQLNFGAGGLTQFADANGNVQVNQVQQDGYPAGQLQSVSINDRGRVVGNYSNGRNLDLAEIRLASFNAPNALRRVDGGAFEVTDQSGPALSNAAGRIVGSSLEGSNTDIADEFTRLIVTQQAYSANTRVITTANQMVQDLLNMLR; encoded by the coding sequence ATGGGTATCTTCGGGGCGCTCACCACTTCCGTTGCAGGGATGCGGGCGCAGTCGTTCGCGCTGGAGAACATCTCCGGCAACATCGCCAACTCGCAGACGACTGCTTTCAAGCGAATCGACTCCAGCTTCCTCGACCTGATCCCCAACACCGGCGTCAACCGTCAGCTCGCCGGCAGCGTCACCTCCCAGTCGCGCTCCACCAACAATGTGCAGGGTGACGTCCAGGCGGCTTCGATCTCGACCTTCATGGCGATCAACGGCGACGGCTTCTTCTCGGTGCAGAAGCCGGGCGGCTATGCCGACGATAAGCCGGTGTTCGACGGCGTCGATCGCTACACCCGCCGCGGCGACTTCCAGCTCGACCGGCAGGGCTACCTGGTGAACGGCGCCGGCTATTACCTGATGGGCATTCCAGTCGACCCGACCACTGGCAACCTGGTCGGCTCCACCGCGCAGGTGCTGAAGTTCCAGAACGACTTCCTGCCCGCGCAGCAGAGCTCGCGCATCGATTACCGTGCCAACCTTGCCAACTATCCGTTGACCAAGGTCGCCGACAAGTCGATCCCGGGCTCGGAGCTGATCCAGCCGGGCAGCTACACCGCTGGCTATAACCCGCTGTCGGTTGGTACACCCGCGCAGCCCTATGCCGACGCTACCAAGCTTGGCATCGCCCGCAACAACAAGGCGTCGCCGGCCGTGCCGATCACCGGCGCGACGGCGTTGTCCGGCGCGGCCGGCACCGACTCGCTCGCGGCCGATTTCGCAGTCGGCGATACGATCGTCGTCAACGGCGTCACGCTGTCCTTCGTCGATACCGGCACCACCGGCAACTCGATCGATATCACCGACAACCTGCAAACCCTGCTCGATAAGATCGGCGCGATCACCGGCGCAGCGCCGACCATCAGTGGTGGCGCGATTACACTGCATACCGGCACCGGCGCGGATCTGTCGATCACCTCGTCCAACACCGCCGCCTTCACCGCGCTAGGCTTTACCTCGCCGCTGAACGTTGCCCGTGCTGGCGGCGGCTCGGCCGGGACCGGGCAGGTGATCGGCACCGACCTCCAGACCTTCCTCAACCAGTCGATCGCCGGCGGGGCGACGACCTGCTTCGATGTCTCGGGCTCGCCGGTCAACGTTCAGCTCCGCTGGGCCAAGGTGGACAGCGCGACGCTCGGCGCGGGCCACACCGATACCTGGAATCTGTTCTATCAGGTGGACCCTAACGCGACCGGCACCGACGTCGTCTGGCAGAACGTCAACATCAACTTCACCTTCGGCGCGAACGGCCAGATGAATCCGCCAGTGACGTCGGCGACATTGAATGCGCCGGTCATCAACGGCGTCCAGCTCGGTAATATCCAGCTCAATTTTGGCGCCGGCGGCCTGACCCAGTTCGCTGACGCGAACGGCAATGTCCAGGTCAACCAGGTCCAGCAGGACGGTTATCCGGCGGGCCAGCTGCAGTCGGTCTCGATCAACGATCGCGGCCGGGTGGTCGGAAACTATTCGAACGGCCGCAACCTCGATCTCGCGGAAATCCGCCTGGCGAGCTTCAATGCACCGAATGCGCTGCGGCGGGTCGACGGCGGCGCGTTCGAGGTAACGGATCAGTCGGGGCCGGCTCTGAGCAACGCGGCGGGCCGGATCGTCGGCTCGTCGCTCGAAGGCTCGAATACCGACATCGCCGACGAGTTCACGCGATTGATCGTCACCCAGCAGGCCTATTCGGCGAACACGCGCGTCATCACCACCGCCAACCAGATGGTGCAGGATCTGCTGAACATGCTGCGCTAG
- the msrB gene encoding peptide-methionine (R)-S-oxide reductase MsrB, which translates to MPDRRTLFLSAAGLGSLFAFRWLGGKPAQATPAAQPKFEVEMSEAEWRSKLSPAQFDVLRKHGTERPFTSPLNHEKRKGTFACVGCELPLFASATKFDSGTGWPSFYQPLPDAVATTEDRSFMMVRTEVHCRRCGGHQGHVFDDGPKPTGLRYCINGVALRFVPATASAS; encoded by the coding sequence ATGCCTGACCGCCGTACCCTGTTCCTCTCCGCTGCCGGTCTCGGCAGCCTGTTCGCGTTCCGCTGGCTGGGTGGTAAACCGGCGCAGGCGACCCCGGCGGCCCAGCCGAAGTTCGAGGTCGAGATGAGTGAAGCCGAATGGCGCAGCAAGCTCTCACCGGCCCAATTCGACGTGCTGCGCAAGCATGGCACCGAACGGCCGTTCACCAGTCCCCTCAACCACGAGAAGCGCAAGGGAACATTTGCTTGCGTCGGCTGCGAGCTGCCGCTGTTTGCATCAGCGACGAAGTTCGACAGCGGCACCGGCTGGCCGAGTTTCTATCAGCCCCTGCCTGATGCCGTCGCGACCACGGAAGACCGCTCGTTCATGATGGTGCGAACCGAAGTCCATTGCCGGCGCTGCGGCGGCCACCAGGGGCATGTGTTCGACGATGGGCCAAAGCCAACCGGGCTACGCTATTGCATCAACGGCGTGGCCCTGCGCTTCGTGCCGGCAACGGCCTCGGCGTCTTAG
- a CDS encoding FAD-binding oxidoreductase, whose amino-acid sequence MTAAAMTEKISEGPGWYRESAVPAETRPQLTFDLDVDVCVVGGGLAGLSVAYEAVRRGASVAVLEAREIGWNASGNNLGTVMPGFGGEIVDLIARIGLHDTRELWRLTQMGADRIRQMVATTAMPGVALTDGVLEVSHTDVGDQLVGRLQLLGETFGADIEGWPVDRVRATLRSGRYFHAIHYPTAFHLHALNYLRGLAVAAERAGVQIFEQTPVTEIDPAGVRKRIVTPRARLRAGAIVLAGNVHLGAAFPRLSRTLLPVWRTVAVTGRLGDKLAEAIAYRGTVHDSAGVDHYQVVDGDRLMWSGPVTTWATDPRRFARRVSRRIQAVYPQLKRVRIIDMWGGTTGETVHGMPQIGQLGRGLWIASGFGAQGLATTAMAGDLLASGMLERDDRWRLFSPFELVWTGGLAGRVAGQAVYSWQRGQATVAGMLARYREQANARRQQREASRAVANQAVRRMRVEPHGAHPRAPSDAAD is encoded by the coding sequence ATGACTGCCGCCGCGATGACCGAAAAGATCAGCGAAGGACCGGGATGGTACCGTGAGTCCGCGGTGCCGGCCGAGACGCGGCCGCAACTGACATTCGATCTTGATGTCGACGTGTGCGTGGTCGGCGGCGGTTTGGCCGGGCTCTCGGTTGCGTACGAGGCCGTAAGGCGCGGCGCTTCGGTTGCGGTTCTCGAGGCCCGGGAGATCGGCTGGAACGCATCGGGTAACAATCTCGGCACCGTGATGCCCGGCTTCGGCGGTGAGATCGTGGACCTGATCGCCCGCATCGGCCTTCACGATACGCGCGAGCTGTGGCGGCTGACCCAGATGGGGGCGGACCGTATTCGGCAGATGGTGGCAACCACGGCGATGCCTGGCGTCGCGTTGACCGACGGGGTACTCGAGGTGTCGCACACCGACGTCGGCGATCAGCTGGTCGGCCGTCTGCAACTGCTAGGCGAGACCTTCGGCGCCGATATCGAAGGCTGGCCGGTCGACCGCGTGCGTGCCACGCTGAGGTCGGGGCGTTACTTCCATGCGATCCACTATCCGACGGCGTTCCACCTGCATGCTTTGAATTATCTGCGTGGGCTTGCTGTGGCGGCAGAGCGGGCTGGCGTGCAGATCTTCGAACAGACACCGGTCACGGAGATCGATCCGGCCGGCGTGCGCAAGCGGATCGTAACGCCACGTGCACGGTTGCGTGCCGGGGCGATCGTGCTCGCAGGCAACGTTCATCTGGGGGCGGCGTTCCCGCGTCTGTCGCGCACGCTGCTACCGGTCTGGCGCACGGTGGCGGTCACCGGACGGCTCGGCGACAAACTTGCCGAGGCGATCGCCTATCGCGGCACTGTCCACGACAGCGCGGGTGTCGATCATTACCAGGTCGTGGATGGCGACCGGCTGATGTGGTCGGGTCCGGTGACGACCTGGGCGACTGACCCGCGTCGTTTCGCTCGCCGCGTTTCGCGACGGATCCAGGCGGTGTACCCGCAACTGAAGCGGGTGCGCATCATCGACATGTGGGGCGGGACCACAGGCGAAACCGTACATGGCATGCCGCAGATCGGTCAGCTCGGCCGCGGGCTTTGGATCGCCAGCGGGTTCGGCGCACAGGGCCTTGCGACGACGGCGATGGCCGGCGATCTGCTCGCGAGCGGAATGCTTGAGCGCGACGATCGCTGGCGGCTGTTCTCGCCGTTTGAGCTGGTCTGGACCGGCGGGCTTGCAGGGCGCGTGGCCGGGCAGGCGGTCTATTCGTGGCAGCGCGGGCAGGCGACTGTGGCAGGTATGCTGGCCCGCTACCGGGAGCAGGCGAATGCCCGGAGACAACAGCGGGAAGCAAGCCGCGCGGTTGCCAATCAGGCTGTCCGGAGAATGCGGGTCGAGCCGCACGGCGCGCATCCGCGGGCCCCGTCAGACGCGGCTGACTGA
- a CDS encoding histidine phosphatase family protein has product MRRLMLLRHAKTERDSLSGQDRDRRLDTRGRDDAPTMAHYLAAHQLIPDLTLVSPAVRTRETWDLMAGVLKPAPAHEIVPDLYGADALELLAIVRAAQGRSDDADLRCLMVVAHNPGLQEFALELIAKAGRRERKALEDNLPTSGLAVLDFAIEDWNDIAPQRGTLDRFVSPRLLREGD; this is encoded by the coding sequence ATGCGCCGTTTGATGTTGCTGCGCCATGCCAAGACCGAACGGGACAGCCTGAGCGGCCAGGACCGGGACCGTCGCCTCGACACACGCGGCCGCGACGATGCGCCAACCATGGCGCACTATCTGGCGGCTCATCAGCTGATCCCCGATTTGACGCTTGTATCGCCTGCCGTGCGCACCCGCGAGACCTGGGACTTGATGGCTGGCGTCCTGAAGCCTGCGCCGGCGCACGAGATCGTTCCCGATCTCTACGGCGCGGACGCGTTGGAGTTGCTGGCGATCGTCCGGGCCGCTCAGGGACGCTCCGATGACGCGGACCTGCGCTGCCTGATGGTGGTCGCGCACAACCCCGGGCTGCAGGAATTCGCCCTCGAATTGATCGCCAAGGCCGGACGGCGGGAGCGCAAGGCGCTGGAGGACAACCTGCCGACCAGCGGCCTCGCCGTGCTCGACTTCGCTATCGAAGACTGGAACGACATCGCGCCGCAGCGCGGGACGCTCGACCGATTCGTCAGCCCGCGCCTTTTGCGGGAAGGCGACTGA